CTCGAGGCGATCGTGATCGCGCTCGCGATCGGCGGCCTGCTCACCGCGCACGAGATCAAGGCGGGCGCCGAGGAGATGAAGGTCGGTCCGGCGCGGACCGTCGCCGTCATCGCCGCCACGCCGGCCGCCTGGCTGAACCACCTGCTGCGCATCGACCGCGCGTGGGAGGGCCTGCGCGGGTGGTCGCAGGGGTTCATGGACGCGCAGGACGCGTCCGCGGACGTCGACGAGGGTGCGGGCAGCGCCGTCGCGGCCACCCCAACGGCCGTGGCGCCGCCGAAGGCCGCCGGCTCAGGCTGGGCCGCGCCGCGCGTCCCGACCAACGCCGACCCGCTCGACGTCTACATCTGCGGCGACTCGATGTCCATGGACGTCGGGGCGGCGTTCGTGAACGTCGCGGTCAAGACCGGCTGCATCGAGAGCAAGCGGTTCTACCGGTCCGCGACCGGCCTCTCCCGGCCCGACGCGTACGACTGGCCGACCGAACTGAGGCGGGAGATGGGCTCGACGCGGCACGAGGCGGTCATCGCGATGTTCGGCGCGAACGACGGCCAGGACGTCGAGTACGAGGGCAAGGTGCTCAAGCTCTACACGCCGGAATGGGAGGCGTTGTACGGCGAGCGCGTCGGCGAGGCGATGGACGTGCTGACCGCCGGCGGGCAGCGGCTGTACTGGATCGGGCTGCCGATACCGCGCAGCGCCAAGCAGGCGAAGAAGTACGAGATGATGAACCGCGTCTACCGGGCGCAAGCCGAGAAGCGCGCGGCCTCGGTGGTCTACGTGGACTCGTGGAAGCTGTTCAGCGACGCCT
This region of Actinomycetota bacterium genomic DNA includes:
- a CDS encoding DUF459 domain-containing protein, producing the protein LEAIVIALAIGGLLTAHEIKAGAEEMKVGPARTVAVIAATPAAWLNHLLRIDRAWEGLRGWSQGFMDAQDASADVDEGAGSAVAATPTAVAPPKAAGSGWAAPRVPTNADPLDVYICGDSMSMDVGAAFVNVAVKTGCIESKRFYRSATGLSRPDAYDWPTELRREMGSTRHEAVIAMFGANDGQDVEYEGKVLKLYTPEWEALYGERVGEAMDVLTAGGQRLYWIGLPIPRSAKQAKKYEMMNRVYRAQAEKRAASVVYVDSWKLFSDASGNYSELLQDGRGKLVDMRKDDGIHFTMAGANRMASAVLTTICSEWGIPEP